In the Corynebacterium gerontici genome, one interval contains:
- a CDS encoding FecCD family ABC transporter permease, with amino-acid sequence MTPTTKQRPKPQAKAGAPLGKSPWRVHSTSWWSFRFHGSTALLILIALGLSAAVAVFAMTIGDVPLAAKDVLTALWSQADAKTEFVVFRLRLPRLLLGFLVGMALAMSGAIFQGVTRNDLVAPDIIGVTSGAGAAGFIWILITHNIAFLPVVVFIGAVATTMAVYFLAKRGNLDPARLVLVGIGMQTLLGAAEAYMVRRFPIQDVVWADNLLIGSLSRASWSDVSLIALGLVVALPIALARINALRLIALGEDVAATSGIHVERTRLVLICVGCWLAAIAVSVAGLIGFVALVVPHIVRLMVGQITALSLLLTGIVGGLLTIIADVVGAHFMPVPVPVSVVIAAIGAPYFLIVFTLFQRRR; translated from the coding sequence ATGACTCCAACAACCAAGCAACGCCCAAAACCGCAGGCCAAAGCGGGCGCACCGCTGGGCAAAAGCCCGTGGCGCGTGCACAGCACCTCGTGGTGGAGCTTTCGTTTCCATGGCTCGACGGCACTGCTCATCCTCATTGCCCTGGGGCTGAGCGCTGCCGTGGCGGTATTCGCCATGACCATTGGCGATGTGCCCCTAGCGGCCAAAGACGTGCTCACTGCCCTATGGTCACAAGCCGATGCCAAGACCGAGTTCGTGGTGTTTCGGCTTCGCCTGCCGCGCCTGCTGCTGGGATTTTTGGTGGGCATGGCGCTTGCTATGTCAGGCGCAATCTTTCAGGGCGTGACAAGAAATGATCTGGTTGCCCCCGATATCATCGGTGTGACCTCGGGTGCAGGCGCAGCGGGATTCATCTGGATTCTAATCACGCACAATATTGCCTTCTTGCCCGTAGTGGTCTTTATCGGCGCCGTAGCCACCACCATGGCGGTGTACTTCTTGGCAAAGCGCGGCAACTTAGATCCCGCCCGCCTAGTACTCGTAGGCATTGGTATGCAAACGCTCCTAGGCGCAGCAGAGGCCTATATGGTGCGCCGATTCCCCATCCAAGATGTGGTGTGGGCCGATAATTTGCTCATCGGTTCACTATCGCGGGCAAGTTGGTCAGACGTCAGCCTCATCGCCCTAGGCCTGGTGGTGGCACTGCCGATAGCGCTTGCTCGCATCAACGCCTTGCGCCTTATTGCATTGGGTGAAGATGTTGCAGCCACCAGTGGTATTCACGTTGAACGCACCCGCTTAGTGCTGATCTGCGTGGGCTGCTGGCTCGCTGCCATCGCCGTGAGCGTGGCCGGGCTGATCGGCTTCGTGGCACTGGTGGTGCCACATATTGTTCGCTTGATGGTAGGTCAAATTACCGCGCTTTCGTTGCTGCTCACAGGCATCGTAGGTGGGCTTTTAACCATCATCGCCGATGTTGTTGGCGCACATTTCATGCCCGTTCCCGTCCCCGTGAGCGTAGTCATCGCCGCTATCGGCGCGCCCTATTTCTTGATTGTGTTCACTCTTTTCCAAAGAAGGCGCTGA
- a CDS encoding FecCD family ABC transporter permease yields the protein MTARGTSAAGTGSTTAAVKQAGQAGQAEVAGQAGQAGPAGQAQDPTPGAAAQAKTGRFTISRVAALVLVAALACVLAVASVSLGSVSVPPRQIIQALTSADANGYNHTVISDMRIPRTIIAMLVGATLGVAGAVMQAVTRNPLADPFVLGVSSGAGFGITAAVFFFGADSPEQFTLMAIAGAVLAGLLVIFIGQGTRGQSSPVRLVLAGMIGGTVMTTWTSIMVYSDDHTRETVRYIMIGGVGGRRLQDFPLAIGLAIAGMVICILMSRSIGMLALGEDIAAAAGVHTARTRLIASIVVVAMAGASVAICGPIGFVGFAVPHLVRPLVRGSVEWGIVLSAFVGASMLTAADILGRFALFPAELEASIVMGAIGAPFFILIARQSSKVAS from the coding sequence ATGACGGCCCGCGGCACATCCGCGGCAGGAACTGGCAGCACCACGGCTGCGGTAAAGCAGGCTGGACAGGCCGGACAGGCTGAGGTGGCCGGGCAAGCTGGGCAAGCTGGTCCGGCTGGGCAGGCTCAAGACCCAACCCCCGGCGCGGCCGCGCAAGCAAAGACCGGGCGCTTCACCATCAGCCGTGTGGCCGCACTGGTCTTGGTGGCCGCATTGGCCTGCGTGTTGGCGGTAGCTAGCGTGTCTTTGGGTTCGGTATCGGTGCCGCCGCGGCAGATCATTCAAGCGCTCACCAGTGCTGATGCCAATGGCTATAACCACACGGTGATTAGCGATATGCGCATCCCGCGCACCATCATCGCCATGCTGGTGGGAGCCACCCTCGGTGTTGCCGGTGCAGTGATGCAGGCGGTGACCCGTAATCCTTTGGCCGACCCCTTCGTGCTTGGGGTATCTTCTGGCGCCGGATTCGGCATCACTGCTGCGGTGTTCTTCTTCGGTGCCGATAGCCCCGAACAGTTCACCCTCATGGCCATCGCCGGTGCAGTATTGGCGGGTTTGTTGGTGATCTTTATTGGCCAAGGTACTCGCGGGCAATCCTCCCCGGTGCGCTTGGTGCTTGCCGGCATGATCGGCGGCACGGTGATGACGACCTGGACCTCCATCATGGTCTACAGCGATGATCACACCCGTGAAACGGTTCGCTACATCATGATCGGTGGCGTGGGCGGGCGTCGCTTGCAAGACTTCCCTCTGGCCATCGGCCTTGCCATAGCTGGCATGGTGATCTGCATATTGATGTCTCGCAGCATTGGCATGCTCGCCCTTGGAGAAGACATCGCAGCAGCCGCCGGCGTACACACCGCACGCACTAGGCTGATCGCCTCAATCGTGGTGGTGGCCATGGCCGGTGCCAGCGTGGCTATTTGTGGGCCCATAGGTTTTGTGGGCTTTGCAGTTCCCCACCTCGTTCGCCCACTGGTGCGCGGATCGGTGGAATGGGGCATCGTGCTGTCTGCCTTTGTGGGCGCATCCATGCTCACCGCCGCCGATATCCTCGGCCGCTTCGCATTATTTCCCGCCGAATTAGAGGCCAGCATCGTTATGGGGGCGATCGGTGCACCATTTTTCATACTTATTGCTCGCCAATCCTCGAAGGTGGCGTCATGA
- a CDS encoding ABC transporter substrate-binding protein, which yields MLQHNKTVSRRTFLAMLGIGMSGAVLAACSDDSKGANTTGTQGSGSDASSNNASGTRTFTDDVGRDVEIPNQPQRLVSTKGITSLVALGITPVGIANMEIDLYPYPDVVKKLKEDEATDLHERELNIEKVISLQPDVIVASTPRDDDNRETLAAIAPTVVIESGDERKHRWDDTLRFFGRVMNKEDKAEELLSDYQDRVDEFKEKHGDYLKDKTVSVLRIRNDNLIIYTKSSFAGGVLDQVGIKRPKNQDLDLAATKAATNGESIEAFPLSPERLNEADADIMFVVVQVHDDPSEQDDQDKATLANVEKVKNHPLWNKLNAVKNNQTFFVNAVWNGESVMEANSMLDDLNKHIGSLNS from the coding sequence GTGTTACAACACAACAAGACAGTCAGCCGACGCACCTTCCTGGCAATGCTCGGCATCGGTATGAGCGGCGCCGTACTCGCAGCCTGCTCAGACGACAGCAAGGGCGCTAACACCACCGGCACCCAAGGCTCAGGCAGCGACGCCTCCTCCAACAACGCCTCCGGCACCCGCACCTTCACCGACGATGTGGGACGAGACGTTGAAATTCCGAACCAGCCGCAACGTCTTGTTTCCACCAAGGGCATTACCTCGCTGGTGGCCCTGGGCATTACCCCGGTGGGCATTGCCAATATGGAAATCGACCTCTATCCCTACCCGGATGTGGTGAAAAAGCTCAAGGAAGATGAGGCGACGGATCTTCATGAGCGCGAGCTGAATATCGAAAAGGTTATTTCCCTACAACCGGACGTGATCGTGGCATCTACCCCACGAGACGACGACAATCGTGAAACCCTCGCAGCCATTGCACCTACCGTGGTGATCGAATCCGGCGACGAGCGCAAGCACCGCTGGGACGACACACTTCGCTTCTTTGGCCGAGTGATGAACAAAGAAGACAAGGCCGAAGAACTGCTCAGCGATTATCAAGATCGCGTAGATGAATTCAAGGAAAAGCACGGCGACTACCTCAAAGACAAAACCGTCTCCGTGCTGCGCATCCGCAACGACAACCTGATCATCTACACCAAGAGCTCCTTCGCCGGTGGTGTTCTCGATCAGGTGGGCATCAAGCGCCCCAAGAACCAAGACCTCGATCTTGCCGCCACCAAGGCAGCCACCAATGGCGAATCCATTGAGGCCTTCCCGCTTTCGCCGGAGCGCCTGAACGAAGCCGACGCCGACATCATGTTCGTTGTGGTGCAAGTCCACGACGACCCTTCCGAGCAAGACGATCAAGACAAGGCCACCTTGGCCAACGTGGAGAAGGTCAAGAACCATCCGCTGTGGAACAAGCTCAACGCGGTGAAAAATAACCAGACCTTCTTTGTCAATGCGGTGTGGAACGGTGAATCCGTCATGGAAGCAAACTCCATGCTGGATGATCTGAACAAGCACATCGGCTCGCTGAATTCATGA
- a CDS encoding restriction endonuclease — MIDQFRPAVLRVLADGQVCSVSQICAEAAQYLKLSESAMAEILSSEQLRYRNRTNWACSSLSKAGLVSKPERGLYQIAQDGRTVDARNLTSYSEKDLLEWPRWQEYQQEIAERKASEHLDSVTVPVNADYDPIEQTIELARIHNASTETELRTKLQEGTPTFFEKAVVDLLWAMGYGGPHGEREHLGKSGDGGIDGVIRQDALGLNKVYVQAKRYADDNHVGRPAIQQFYGSLSSRGADRGVFITTSRYSDEAKRAAEDYKTVILIDGIRLTKLMLEYRVGVQPVQHLTLFEVDEDYFESELD, encoded by the coding sequence ATGATTGACCAGTTCAGGCCGGCAGTGCTCAGAGTGCTGGCGGATGGTCAAGTTTGCAGTGTGAGTCAAATTTGCGCAGAAGCAGCTCAATACTTAAAGCTGAGCGAATCGGCTATGGCTGAGATCCTTTCCAGTGAGCAACTCCGCTACCGTAACCGCACGAATTGGGCATGTTCTTCGCTGTCCAAAGCTGGCCTGGTTAGCAAGCCTGAGCGCGGTTTGTATCAAATTGCTCAAGACGGCCGTACCGTTGATGCCCGAAACCTCACTTCCTATAGCGAGAAGGATCTGCTTGAGTGGCCACGCTGGCAGGAATATCAACAGGAGATCGCAGAACGGAAAGCAAGCGAGCACCTCGATTCAGTAACTGTTCCCGTAAATGCGGATTACGACCCGATCGAGCAGACAATCGAACTCGCCCGAATTCACAACGCCTCTACCGAAACTGAATTGCGCACCAAGCTGCAAGAGGGAACACCTACATTCTTTGAAAAAGCCGTCGTTGATCTGCTTTGGGCGATGGGTTATGGCGGACCGCACGGGGAGCGTGAGCACCTGGGTAAGTCTGGAGACGGAGGCATCGACGGAGTTATCCGGCAGGACGCGCTTGGGTTGAACAAGGTGTATGTCCAAGCAAAGCGGTACGCGGACGATAACCATGTGGGACGTCCAGCAATCCAGCAGTTCTACGGCTCGCTCTCGAGCCGTGGCGCAGACCGCGGAGTTTTCATTACCACCTCCCGTTATTCCGATGAGGCGAAACGTGCGGCCGAAGACTACAAGACTGTCATCCTGATTGACGGCATCCGGCTAACCAAGTTGATGCTTGAGTACAGGGTTGGTGTGCAACCGGTACAACACTTGACCTTGTTTGAGGTGGACGAAGACTATTTCGAATCTGAGCTCGACTAG
- a CDS encoding type I restriction-modification system subunit M, with amino-acid sequence MAKKQTKTKPLEQTLWEAADKLRGNQEPSEYKHVVLGLIFLKYVSDHFEQRQAELTAELAAEGFKPQQMVTILEDRDEYTGHNVFWVPDGARWKDLQAAAKQPNIGQVIDSAMHSIEVENPTLRGVLPRNYGREGLDKKRLGELVDLIGTIGFADQDHGSDDVLGRVYEYFLGQFAGKETGKEGGAFYTPRCVVQTLVEMLQPYKGRVYDPCCGSGGMFVQSAKFVTAHGGSRDQLSIYGQEFTNTTWKLAKMNLALRGIDADLGSHSADSFTEDLHPDLRADFVIANPPFNISDYWSEALADDPRWQFGTPASGNANYAWIQHFLYHLAPGGTAGFVLANGSLSSKTNNEGVIRQNLVDAGLVDCIVTLPDKLFFNTGIPASLWFLSKRPNRADETLFIDARPMGTMVTRALRQLTEDDIAKISGAYNAWRNGDEEYEDVPGFCKVATREEIAANDYVLTPGRYVGIAEQEDDGEPAEEKIKRLTAELLAEFERGRELEDQIKGVLGGIK; translated from the coding sequence GTGGCAAAGAAACAGACGAAAACGAAACCCCTGGAGCAAACCCTGTGGGAGGCTGCAGATAAACTGCGCGGTAATCAGGAGCCCAGCGAATATAAGCACGTGGTGTTGGGGTTAATATTCCTGAAATACGTCTCTGACCATTTTGAACAACGACAAGCGGAACTTACCGCTGAACTCGCAGCTGAGGGTTTCAAACCCCAGCAGATGGTCACGATCTTGGAAGATCGTGACGAATATACCGGCCACAACGTGTTCTGGGTTCCCGACGGAGCTCGGTGGAAGGACCTGCAGGCGGCCGCAAAACAGCCCAATATCGGACAGGTCATTGATAGTGCCATGCACTCCATCGAAGTCGAAAACCCGACGCTTCGTGGTGTTCTTCCCCGTAACTATGGGCGTGAAGGCCTCGATAAAAAGCGCTTGGGTGAGTTGGTTGATCTGATTGGCACTATTGGCTTCGCCGATCAAGATCACGGCTCAGATGATGTACTCGGGCGAGTGTACGAATACTTCCTGGGGCAGTTCGCCGGAAAAGAAACCGGTAAGGAGGGCGGTGCCTTCTATACTCCACGCTGTGTGGTCCAAACCCTGGTTGAGATGCTTCAACCCTATAAAGGCCGTGTCTACGATCCCTGTTGTGGTAGTGGCGGCATGTTTGTGCAGAGTGCCAAGTTTGTGACCGCCCATGGTGGTAGCCGCGACCAATTGTCGATCTATGGGCAGGAGTTCACGAATACCACCTGGAAACTAGCCAAAATGAATCTGGCTCTGCGCGGTATCGACGCGGACCTGGGTTCACACTCCGCGGACTCGTTCACCGAGGACCTTCACCCGGACCTGCGGGCAGATTTTGTTATAGCGAACCCGCCGTTCAATATCTCGGATTACTGGAGTGAAGCTCTAGCCGATGATCCGCGGTGGCAGTTCGGTACCCCTGCGTCTGGCAATGCCAACTACGCTTGGATTCAACATTTCCTCTACCACTTAGCGCCCGGTGGTACGGCTGGCTTCGTTTTAGCCAACGGGTCACTGTCTTCTAAGACAAATAATGAGGGCGTAATCCGCCAGAACCTCGTGGATGCGGGCCTGGTTGATTGCATCGTGACACTACCGGACAAACTATTCTTTAACACCGGTATTCCAGCGAGTCTCTGGTTCCTCTCCAAGCGTCCCAACCGTGCAGATGAGACGCTGTTTATTGACGCCAGACCGATGGGCACGATGGTCACCCGGGCACTACGCCAACTCACTGAAGACGACATCGCGAAGATCTCTGGCGCTTACAATGCTTGGAGGAATGGCGATGAGGAATACGAAGACGTCCCCGGCTTTTGCAAAGTGGCTACTCGCGAAGAGATTGCCGCCAACGACTATGTGCTCACTCCTGGGCGTTACGTAGGTATTGCTGAGCAAGAAGATGACGGTGAACCTGCCGAAGAGAAGATCAAACGCCTTACCGCGGAGCTGTTAGCTGAGTTTGAACGTGGGCGTGAGCTGGAAGATCAGATAAAAGGTGTACTGGGCGGGATCAAATGA
- a CDS encoding restriction endonuclease subunit S has product MKLKDIGITPPLNWQEKLVAEVTVKVGSGATPRGGKSVYVEKGVPFVRSQNVHDHSFKEDNLAFIDEDASTQLRSVELLEKDILLNITGDSILRCCLLPDKFIGGRVNQHVSIVRPSEAVLPIFLQKWLTSPVMKSMMLAQASGGTRKAITKRQILQLPVALPPIAEQRRIAGLLGALDDKIESVSKISVILQDLGDTVFGSFACREIKLSEVAEITMGASPPGTSYNDDGDGMTFYQGIRDFGFRYPQKRVYTTSPKKKAISGDALLSVRAPVGTLNSAFEDCCIGRGLAAVRSKYPSLIYYSLRASQPIWDSFQSEGTIFGSINRSHLSSIQVPWVEETALDSLEYRLGLIDNNIKNLQAEKRTLEGLRDTLLPELMSGRMRVEEAKGLVMEVLDGGGPE; this is encoded by the coding sequence ATGAAACTTAAAGATATTGGTATCACGCCTCCGCTCAACTGGCAGGAAAAATTAGTCGCTGAAGTGACTGTAAAAGTTGGTAGTGGTGCAACCCCACGGGGAGGAAAATCGGTCTATGTTGAAAAGGGAGTACCTTTTGTTAGGTCTCAGAATGTTCATGACCATTCATTCAAGGAAGACAATCTTGCGTTCATAGACGAAGATGCGTCTACGCAGTTAAGGTCTGTTGAGTTGCTGGAGAAAGACATTCTTTTAAATATCACTGGTGACTCAATCCTGCGGTGTTGTCTGCTCCCAGATAAGTTTATTGGTGGGAGAGTCAATCAACATGTTTCGATAGTTAGGCCGTCTGAAGCGGTTCTTCCTATTTTTCTTCAAAAGTGGCTGACATCTCCGGTGATGAAATCAATGATGCTAGCCCAAGCTTCGGGAGGGACTCGTAAGGCTATAACTAAACGGCAGATCCTCCAGTTACCTGTTGCTCTACCACCAATTGCAGAGCAGCGTAGAATTGCTGGGCTACTAGGCGCTCTCGACGACAAGATCGAGTCAGTATCTAAAATTTCGGTCATCCTACAAGACTTAGGCGATACAGTCTTTGGTTCCTTCGCTTGTCGGGAGATTAAGTTGTCGGAAGTCGCGGAAATAACCATGGGGGCATCACCACCGGGAACCTCTTATAACGACGATGGCGACGGAATGACTTTCTATCAAGGAATTCGCGACTTTGGTTTTAGATATCCCCAAAAGCGTGTTTACACAACAAGTCCCAAGAAGAAAGCTATCTCCGGGGATGCTCTGTTGTCTGTAAGAGCTCCTGTGGGAACTTTGAACTCAGCATTTGAAGATTGTTGCATTGGTAGAGGTCTCGCCGCCGTACGAAGTAAATACCCTTCCCTTATCTACTATTCGTTGCGAGCTTCACAACCAATTTGGGATAGCTTCCAGTCCGAGGGAACTATCTTCGGATCAATAAATCGGAGTCATCTTTCTTCTATACAAGTACCGTGGGTTGAAGAAACCGCCCTCGATTCCCTCGAATACAGACTCGGCCTAATCGACAACAATATTAAGAATTTGCAGGCTGAAAAACGTACACTTGAAGGTCTACGCGATACCCTACTGCCGGAACTCATGTCTGGACGTATGCGGGTGGAAGAAGCGAAAGGGCTGGTGATGGAGGTGCTAGATGGGGGAGGTCCAGAATGA
- a CDS encoding virulence RhuM family protein yields MSRQIAKTSSAQFLQFAADSSDGIQVRYEEGTLWLTQKQMAGLFDVDVRTINEHLLNIYDTDELVTQATIRIFRIVQTEGSRQVSREVKHYNLDAIIAVGFRVNSARATEFRQWAINVLRSFTLRGYVIDRQRMESGQYIGEDYFEELLQEVREIRLSERRFYQKVTDIYATAIDYNQGAPTTKQFFATVQNKMHYAVHGHTAVELIKERADATQPHMGLTTWKNAPDGKILRSDVTVGKNYLNQEELTDLSGLVSAYLDLAESRARRGIPTTMEQWVAFLDDVLKLDSRELLHNAGKISQKIAQSHALEQFEQFRIEQDRAYVSDFDRFATEALQAAQREEQ; encoded by the coding sequence ATGAGTAGGCAGATCGCAAAGACTAGCAGTGCCCAGTTCCTCCAGTTCGCCGCTGACAGTAGTGATGGTATCCAGGTTCGCTACGAGGAGGGCACACTCTGGCTTACCCAAAAGCAGATGGCCGGGCTGTTTGACGTCGACGTGCGTACCATCAACGAGCACCTCCTAAACATCTACGACACCGATGAACTTGTGACTCAGGCAACTATCCGGATTTTCCGGATAGTTCAAACCGAGGGATCCCGCCAGGTCTCGCGGGAGGTGAAACACTACAACCTAGACGCAATCATCGCCGTCGGCTTCCGGGTGAACTCTGCCCGCGCCACCGAGTTCCGACAATGGGCGATTAACGTCTTGCGTAGCTTCACGCTCCGCGGTTATGTCATCGACCGTCAGCGAATGGAATCCGGCCAGTACATCGGCGAGGACTACTTCGAGGAGCTCTTGCAGGAAGTTCGGGAGATTCGCCTCTCAGAGCGGCGCTTCTACCAAAAAGTTACTGACATTTACGCCACCGCTATCGACTACAACCAGGGTGCCCCCACCACTAAACAATTCTTTGCAACGGTACAAAATAAGATGCACTACGCCGTCCACGGGCATACCGCTGTCGAGCTTATCAAGGAACGTGCCGACGCAACCCAGCCGCACATGGGGCTCACCACCTGGAAGAATGCCCCTGACGGAAAAATCCTTCGGAGTGACGTCACCGTCGGAAAGAATTACCTCAACCAGGAGGAACTTACTGACTTATCGGGGCTCGTCTCTGCTTATCTTGATCTAGCCGAATCACGGGCCCGGCGTGGTATTCCCACCACCATGGAACAATGGGTAGCTTTTCTTGACGATGTACTCAAACTGGATTCCCGAGAACTACTCCATAATGCCGGTAAAATCAGCCAGAAAATAGCCCAAAGCCATGCGCTTGAACAGTTCGAACAATTCCGTATCGAACAAGATCGTGCCTACGTAAGCGATTTTGACCGATTCGCTACTGAAGCACTCCAAGCCGCGCAACGGGAGGAACAATGA